The sequence below is a genomic window from Cucumis melo cultivar AY chromosome 5, USDA_Cmelo_AY_1.0, whole genome shotgun sequence.
TCAGTTATTCATCCAAAAGAACAAATACCACTCACATCATGCACACACACACTCAGTTCAGGGTAAGTACCTAGCAAGCACAAGTACTTCGGCATTAACAGCATGGAGTCGAGAATTAGCGTACGCAGCAGCTGATTTGAGCAGCTTCAGCTTCCAAAGAAGAGTATCCTTCGGTATAATGCTAGCCAAATCCTGAAAGTAGAATGGACGAGAAGAGATTTCAACTCAAATTTCTTTTTCAGGCATTTTCAACTTTATTTCAACTCAATTAGTCAACCATGTACAAAAATTACAATGCCTAAGATATAATAAGTTAATTTAGAGTACTGCAAGTGCCTTAGCTCATAGCAATGAGTAAGGGAGTTCATAGACAAGCTCCTGCTAAGCATGGCTTGAAGTTGTAATAAACCAACTTACGCATTAGTAAAATTAAAAcactaaatatataatttaaaaaaataattaaataagttcaCCTTGTATTGATTTGTTTTCTCCAGTCAAATCCTTACTATTACAAAACATCAAAAGAGATATGAAGTGTGAGTTTATGACTATCAATTCGGTAATAAGATGTTATTGGGTCCAATTTTTGTGATGGCAGGGTTGTACTAGGTCGGGTAAGAATAAGTTATTGTGAACAAGGTTATGAGAAGTGTGTggatcatttattttttgggTATACATAACTACATCATCAAATTAAAATACATACACTTTGCATTTTCATCTCAATAGATGAAATATATTTTGATTTCACATCATATGTCCTCCACGCCTGTGGAGATAGAGATTAGCAAAACACTCAACAAGTGACTTGATTTGATTGGAAAGAAAAGGACTGGTTCAAACGAAACTTCTTGTTATAAAATCGTATTAAATACCATTGGATTCAACAACTTAAATTAATAGAGGTTATGGTTTGTTGatgttttattcattttttttaagaaggaAACATAACTTTacattgaaaaaatgaaaaaaatactaatgctcaaaaatataattttgttcCTACTCTTAATTACAACCAAAAGGTTCACCtcaaaaatattaattttttatcgCAAAATGTGTCAGACATGACCATAAGaaacttttctatttttgataTGTGATCTAATTGACATAGATATTTAAAAGTTGATAGAGATGGAAAAGAAATGCTAGCAACAGCAGACTAGGAAGGAAATTGCCCGTGTTTGTGAAGGTGGAAAGAAAAATGAGATGGATATAGCTTTTCCGTGATAGTAAAGGGTACATAATatgtttattaattattaaggtttattttctaaattaatttgaaatgcAAAGTTGACACTATAATTAGATTCCACGAAAGACAAACCATTGAGTCCTCCTTACCGAAAGATTTGGTAGTAAAGCAGTCAAATTTTGTGATACTTTTTCAAATCGTTGCATTGGAGGAAGTTTGCTTTCAACATTGACCGTTGCCATTTTAAATGGTTCACCTGGTGTAGCAGAAGAAATAAACATGGTTTCACATTTTAATCATAGGTATAAATCCCTGTATTGTTTAAGAAATACTAATAAAGTAATATCTAAAAGAGAATCCAGGAATCCTTAGGCTGCACCAAACTACTCATGGCATATTCTCATGGAAACTAAAATAACACAAGAAAAAGGTCTGccaaattttcttatttaaaacaCAAACGTTTTGTAGGTTATATCTGAAAATAAAACGAAAAATTTCAATAGTTTTGGTAGTAGTGTTTTTGCATCACGGTGGTGCTAtagaaactttttctttttgtgtgtgTAATTATCCTCCTTTGGTTCTTTAAGATTGAAGGGCTCTTTAGAGGGGGGATACTCTCTTCCCCTGCCATTTAGgttatctcttttcttttttgaggtttcttccaaaaaaaaaaaaaaaaaaaaaagaagacgaGTCCTTAATTATTAACCTtctcaaataattattttgctaTCTGTAGGAATAATTAACCCAAAAGGGCATTCATCTACCTCCATCAGTCCATTCCCACCTTGAAGGCGAACAACCAAGCTAACATAAACATTAAACCCTAAATCCTAAACTTTGAGGTGTTATGGGTAAGGAGTGAAATAGTAAAAAGTAAGGAGTAGTAACGTTTGGAGAGTTGGAAACTCTTGGGCCTACAGTATAAGAAGTTGATAAAATATAAGATATAAGATCGATGTTTTTAAGTAGTGAAACCCACAAACTCCTTGGACCAAACAAAGAGTAGAGTTCACAACACCCAGGGCCCAACGCCCTAACAATTTAACAAAGTAAATCAGGACGTCAGTTTCAACATCTTCAAAGCTTTTCATTGATACGTTTTGATTCATGGTGGAACAATAAAGAGTAGCTTCAGTACCTTAGATCCTTCAAATTTAGCCCTTGCCGTTCCTTTTTGTGAAGGTAGCAAGAGAAAAAAGCAGTGACAAGTGCAGCATATCTTAGGCACAGGCACTGCATTTTTCCATCACTCTATTTCTATCGATCTCAATACTTGGTGGGATCAATAATGCCAGAACAGAAGGAGGTCTTTTCCTTAGTGAATCTCTAAAGCTGATTAGAGCCACATCCTTCGAACAGTAATTGCCAAAATATACAAGGCACCAAACCTacatttctattttttctctTGCAAAGTGATGTATTAAAGCATGGGATAGGAAATTGAACCTCTAACCTCGAGATTGATTGTATAAACACAATATCAGTTGAGTGATTCATTAGGGTCATTTTTACTATTTCTTACCGACTAATATTTCATCATCATCCCATAACAAAGCAATCATGAAATCTGATCTTCAACGATAATATGAGTGGTCCAATGGCgccataaaaaaaatatagataataataatttaaaaagtgGTATGAGTGGCAGGATggatataaaaaacaaaatgggTGCTGCTAAATTCCCAATAATATATCTTATATacctaaaagagaaaaaaagaaaaaacaaattaatagCACTTACCCATAATAAAGCTAAGAACATAAGGAACTGTTTCATGTAGTACATCAGGCATAGCTCCTAAAAACGGAAACAGGGGTTGCAATTGAGACCGGCCAAAAGAAGTAGCTaatggaagaacaaaaaatTGTCAGACTTACTGAAAAGAGCATGACCAAACCACGACATGAACTTGAAGTTAAACTTCAAATAGGGAACCAACCTGGATTTGATAAAATGAGAACAAGGTCAATTTTAGGATTACGTGAAGCCACTGCGAGTGCTAAGCATCCTCCAAATGAGTCCCCAACTAAATAAATTGGTTTGTTTGGGGAACAAGCATGCTCTGACCTGATAGTTTCTTCAACAAGCTTCACAAGTCCTTCAGATAACACAAGTCTGTTTCATCAGCATTATATAGAAATGTCAAAAAATTAATCAACAGTAACGACAATGTATACCTTACCAAGTTAAAGTTTTACGTCCAGCCACAATTCTATATGAACTCCCTAAATACTACAGGAAGTTAGACTAATAATTCTAGAATACCTATCTTCAGTTAATCTTAACTATGTCAATGTTGTACACTAAAATGTTGACTTCGTATCATTATTTTCTGGCGAATAACCATATTCAAGTTGATACCAGTTGGAATGATTTGAATTTATTGTGTGATGCTATGAACGACTTAGTATAGGAGTCTAACCTAATGGTGCCATATTGTTTCCTAAACATTTCTTTAATCATATTTGTACTCCCTTTGCCCATAGATGTAGCTAACACACTGTTATTGAACCACAAATATCTATGTGTCGATCCTTACATTATACTTGCTTAGTTGTTGATTTCGTAACAATACTAAAGCAGAACTCGCCCACTCAATTTCTCAGGGAAAGGAAAGGAGGAATATTGTTTTCACACATCATTCGTCCACGGTAGTGAGGTAAGTTGCCAATTTTCCCCCAAACTAGAAACCAGGACCACAAGTGAACTACATAGCTGTACCTCAAAGTTGTTTCAATTTAACAGGGGAAAAAGTTGACTTTGGAAGTAATCATAAAACTGTATCCAAGGAAATATTCTGGACactaaaaaaatgtataaacCTTCAAATGGCGTTCGATCTTGAACAGGAATATGTAGGCACCGAACTTCGAAAGCCCTGCATCAGAAGATTGATACCTTGTTGGATGCTGATTTTACTTACGAGTGAAAGAAATGTCACCAATTCAAACACTTCATTATCCTAATtcctaaattaaatataaaaatgaaagaacGTTAATCAAATTGGAGAAGCAGCATAATAAATTGAATTAATAGTGAGGCTTATAGAGACGGCCATGTGCATGTGCAGAGAGATAGACAAAAGTGCAAACAACTAAGTTTCCAATGGCAAGAAATTAAAGTGAAAATTTATCTTGTCTGCACAATGATTCCAGTTTTTCATACTAGCATGATCAAGTTTAAATATCTAATGTATCTTGGCGTTCAAAGCGCAtttaaattttctctttttcttggtTCTTTTACCATTCCACCAAAGAGCCATTACAAATTTCTAGGAGTATCAATTCAACGGTATCAGAAGTAAATGGCTTACTTCCCGAGAGCTTTATGATGCAAGATAAGGCCGCATCCAGTGCCATCCATTCCTACAGATTACAAATACTAAATCCAAATTAGATAGAAGCTCAGAGAACTGTTTGGATGCATTTTGTCGAGGACAAGAAGTATTTACTACAATTCTTCGAAACGATGTATTAAGAGCTCTTGTTCTCTAAAGTTTTATTAAAAAcagtttctttcttttgtacATATTCCAATACAATTAAAAACGCAGAAGAaagtataattttttatttgtagCCAGAAGTGAAGACATACCATTTCCCACTTCCCCTAATTTTTATACTTAGTCATTccatattttaaatattgaaattggtttttcaaataaataatcacAAAACACCCATTTCGGTTTTGAACTTGTCAACTGGTGGAAAATAATTACCTggtaaaaacaaaagaattggAGAACCCTTTAATGGAGATCCAGACGCAACAGGGCAAAACCAGCGAGGTGGACCGCCATCAGGATGCTGAGTAAAATCCTTAGCGGCATCAAAGTAATCTTTAACAGTCACAGTCCCATACCCATCATCCCAAAATGGCTCCAACTTCTCTGGAACATCATCTTTCAACTTGATCTTCTTCTCCGCAGCTTTAGACTTTAACCAACCATTGCCCTTATCTATTGAAGACCAACTTCCCTCCTCCCTAACCACAGAAGCTCCATTCACCACAGCTGAAACTGAATCAGCTGAAGCTCCACCTTCACTTCTAACTCGCACTCCCCATGAATGCCTATTCTTTTGAACTGAAGCTCCAAACAATGACACCCCAACTCCTAAACAAGATGCCATAGCTTACCCAACCAATGAGGTAAGCCAGACCCTTTCTTCAGcttcaaaaaaacaaaacaacttCAAGATTCAACACTTCCCACTTCCCAAAACAActtaaacaaaacaaacattcaGTTTCCAAAGAGAAACAGAGAAAGAATCCCCTTAAACTCACGAACTAAAAAACAACCCAACCAACACGTTCTGCGTTGAGTTGAGAACAAAATGAATCACAAGAGATTTAGCAACAAAAAGGGTTAGCTTAAAGCAACCCTTTATAGCTATACGTATTGTTAACTAATCCGAAACTGCAAACTTCCTTTGGAACACGTATCAAAGAACTGTCCGGAAGGAATCAGACAAAAGCAGGGTAAGTAAAAAGGTAACAGTGTCCCACAGACTCACTCGTAATCGAGCAATGAGAACCATACGCGTGCTAGTAGTAATcaaagataataataaataaacaatacaTTGAAAAAAGCGAACAGAAAAAGTGCATATAAAGTAGAAACTACCGTGGGACATTGGCGGGGATGGAGCGTAAAATTATGAAGAGTTGTGAGCTCGTGTGGGTCCAAGAAAGAAGGGAAATCGGCTGCCGGTAGCCATTACTAGCAAGCCATGAGCTCTTGCTTTGCTCGCTCCATTTCAGCCACTCATGAATTGCCTCAAAAAACGGCTTGGACCCATTTCAGCCACTCATGAATCGAAACGTCTATGGAGACTTTTGAGAAAGAAAACGAAACAAAACCAGTGAGATTAAATGGTTCAGTATGTAATTGTCACGTTGCTTTCAAACAAAGATATTTATGTGTGTAGTCTATTTGGCCACGATAAGAAGTTCTTGTccatttatattaaaattacatTAGAAAATTAATTCCGTCGAATGTTAGACTGAACTATGCTTAGTTTAGTTGTAATTCATATAATTTAGGGTCTATACATACGTAtggtcttcttttttttctcgtGGGAGCAAACCTTAAATCTATATTTACTAGGTAAAGCAACAAACATATCATCCACTTACTCCCTTAGTATCTTATCGAGAATGAAGGAAGAATACGATTAGAAAAAACGtctttctaaattaaataagaGTTTTGAGAAGAAGTCAAAGCTACTATTCTAGGAACGATTTTATTTTCCTCCAAAGAAATATAACAAAAGCATACAATATTACAAGAATCATTCCGCTTAAAAACTAGAAGTTGATATTGTCATATTCACTGTGTTAGCATATCAAGCTTAATATTTGAGATTGTCCATAGATTCATGACAATTTGTGAACTTTTCATTTTGTCTCTAATAAATctataaattttgaattttgtgtcTAATAAGGTTTTATACTTTCAATTatatatctaataaatttatgatatatttaattttataaaataaaaagacaaGATGTGTAAAATTTAAAgctaatttgaattttatgtctATGATTTCAATTTTATGCTTAGTACATATATGAACTTAAAATATATGCCAAATAGGTCAAATGACCTATTAactataaaaatgaaaattttaacctagtcatatgattttttttttttttagttattggttttcaaaattttaaagtaatactttctttaagaaaataattttctaCGTTTTATTTATCACTATTCACTTATGTTCTTatgttttaaaactaaaaaaccatttttgaaaatttgCTGTTGTCTCTGAATTTAATTTAGTAACTCAAGTGTTTCTATATGTGTGTGTGAAAATAATAGTAGAAAATTTAGAAGATAGTAAGTCTAAATTATAGTGAACACAAAATATAAATGGTTAGAATCTTAAATTTTGTCAAAATTTAAGATTATTTTCACTCAATTTCTTACtatagttttcaaaattgtgtcaaaaagttaaattcttcgcaaaatttcaaaaacaaaaactaattgTCCAAACCCGTTTCTTCTTAAGTTTCAAGACTTggcttagttttttttttttttttggttgttgGTTGAAACAAGAATGCAAAAAAAATCATAGTTACACAGGTGTTTAAAGAGTTAACTTTTAAGAACTAGAAAACAAAATAGTAGAATATTGTTGAAAAGTTAGATACAGAGAAAATAGAgatatttattttgagtatattTTAATTGATGAGAAATCATGAAGACACACTTTCCACATTTAATTGCCATCTCCAAGAAAAACTAAATGTAAAGCAAATCACCAAATTAGAACCAAGATTGGAAAGTATCAGCCACCACTTTCTTTTGGCAATTGCCTCAAAAGTTGGGCGAAGAGACATAAAATTTTGTTGTCTTTCcccaaaagagaaaaaagaggtTAATAGGGGAAAAAAATTGTCCACTGCCAACAATGGAGATATTATTGAACAAAAAGTTCGTATTTAAATCTAAGggtaaaataaatatgaaatcgtaaaaagtaaaaacattGCAAATTGAGTTTAATTAAAAGTTGCAGAAATTAAACTCAAAAACACTATCAAAACatgaattttaaattatatgaCAAAGGAACACCCTTAAATATTTTACAAAAGATGTTTTCCAAACCTAACTAGTGGAAAAGGTCAAAAGGAGTGGGGACTTTGAAAAGGAGTGGCTAACAATGACAATGTAATTAATCATTGTCAAATCCATTtgatttttccaaaattttcaagaaagaaaaaagaataataaaatattaaaatatcaagaAGTGGCTAAATTGATAATATATTTAAACATTCACATGTTTAGACAAATTTCATAATTCAAAATAATTTCTTAGGTTAAATTGCGATCACTAAAGTTCATGTAGCCAAATAAGAACTAAATAACAATTGCATTCAAGTTAACAGAATTCAATAAATTAATGCAGTAGAAGCAGTAGAAGggcaaaattttcaaatgaaaatagaaGAGCTCTGTAACAACAGAAGAGCACAAAGAGAGAAGACCTCCTTTTATttatgaataaataaataaaaacaaaaataacctTCACAACTTGGTTTTCTAAGACTAAAGTATGTAAGCCACCATTCAAATCTACACAGCTTTCCACATCATTAATCTAAACTTAGTCCCTCCCACCAACTTTCATACCGCTGGTTTCTCCTCCATAGTCAAGAAAAAATACCTCCATGCCATAACCCAAGGCTCTTCTTCCCTACTGTAGTATTTTGTAAAAACTTACACCTTGCAGGCAAAAGATGAAGATCGAAAAATCTATAACGCCCGCAGTTTCACCTTCAAAATGATGACCAGAAAAATTCTCGGTTAGTTCGAGAAACAATGCGGAATTGAGAAATGGGTTGATGATGTTCAGATTTGCAATGCCTGGATTAAACGCTTTCATTCATATCAAGCACCCCAAAATGAAGCAACACCCAGTTTCCTCAGCAAAAGAATCACCTACATAAATGTTTAAACAGGAAAAGAACAGCTCAAGAAGGTTAGCCACAGAGAAGGTTGTAGATTTTTTGTTTCCCTCTTTCAAGAACCCGTTTGAGATAATGTGGACATATTTTGATATCTTATCTTCTgtttttctgtttctttttaaagATTTCTCAAAAGTGTTTGTTTTGGAAACAAAAgtcctgtttcttgtttcttttttatgatTTTCAAGCTTGCAAACTATTCGAGAACACTcacattttcttcctttttggACTATAAGCAACCACAAAGCTAACTCACAAGAAAATTATTCGTCATACAATATTTTAGAC
It includes:
- the LOC103495788 gene encoding phytyl ester synthase 1, chloroplastic isoform X2, translating into MASCLGVGVSLFGASVQKNRHSWGVRVRSEGGASADSVSAVVNGASVVREEGSWSSIDKGNGWLKSKAAEKKIKLKDDVPEKLEPFWDDGYGTVTVKDYFDAAKDFTQHPDGGPPRWFCPVASGSPLKGSPILLFLPGMDGTGCGLILHHKALGKAFEVRCLHIPVQDRTPFEGLVKLVEETIRSEHACSPNKPIYLVGDSFGGCLALAVASRNPKIDLVLILSNPATSFGRSQLQPLFPFLGAMPDVLHETVPYVLSFIMGEPFKMATVNVESKLPPMQRFEKVSQNLTALLPNLSDLASIIPKDTLLWKLKLLKSAAAYANSRLHAVNAEVLVLASGKDNMVPSGDESRRLRKSLQNCTVRYFKENGHTLLLEDGIGLLTVIRGAQKYRRSRKHDAVLDYLPPSLAEYNYAFTQVTGLFHFLTGSTMFSTLGDGTVVKGLSGVPNEGPVLLVGYHNLLGLELTPLVEGFLREKGIVVRGVAHPELFLGNLESESPEVSLIDWVKVFGAVPVTANNLYKLLSQKAHVLLYPGGAREALHYKGEEYKLFWPNQQEFVRMAARFGATIVPFGAVGEDDIAQMLLDYNDLIKIPMVSDYIREANQNSAKVSWIQSFYSRLKNLRRFAFKYFYPNMSSRDLEGGHQLVRIMSLNLALFSPILALGACIINN
- the LOC103495788 gene encoding phytyl ester synthase 1, chloroplastic isoform X3; the encoded protein is MASCLGVGVSLFGASVQKNRHSWGVRVRSEGGASADSVSAVVNGASVVREEGSWSSIDKGNGWLKSKAAEKKIKLKDDVPEKLEPFWDDGYGTVTVKDYFDAAKDFTQHPDGGPPRWFCPVASGSPLKGSPILLFLPGMDGTGCGLILHHKALGKAFEVRCLHIPVQDRTPFEGLVKLVEETIRSEHACSPNKPIYLVGDSFGGCLALAVASRNPKIDLVLILSNPATSFGRSQLQPLFPFLGAMPDVLHETVPYVLSFIMGEPFKMATVNVESKLPPMQRFEKVSQNLTALLPNLSDLASIIPKDTLLWKLKLLKSAAAYANSRLHAVNAEVLVLASGKDNMVPSGDESRRLRKSLQNCTVRYFKENGHTLLLEDGIGLLTVIRGAQKYRRSRKHDAVLDYLPPSLAEYNYAFTQVTGLFHFLTGSTMFSTLGDGTVVKGLSGVPNEGPVLLVGYHNLLGLELTPLVEGFLREKGIVVRGVAHPELFLGNLESESPEVSLIDWVKVFGAVPVTANNLYKLLSQKAHVLLYPGGAREALHYKGEEYKLFWPNQQEFVRMAARFGATIVPFGAVGEDDIAQMLLDYNDLIKIPMVSDYIREANQNSAKVSWIQSFYSRLKNLRRFAFKYFYPNMSSRDLEGGHQLIHSYWKLSCLLDFYI